One genomic segment of Mycolicibacterium gilvum includes these proteins:
- a CDS encoding DUF7156 family protein → MKDMPAEFFLPPQGNEALKRETIRLLAGCTAFIVILGIIVALTQGIVVSV, encoded by the coding sequence ATGAAGGACATGCCCGCCGAGTTCTTCCTTCCCCCGCAGGGCAATGAGGCGCTGAAAAGGGAAACCATCCGACTGCTCGCGGGGTGCACCGCGTTCATCGTGATCCTCGGCATCATCGTGGCGCTGACGCAGGGCATCGTCGTCAGCGTGTAA
- a CDS encoding 3-carboxyethylcatechol 2,3-dioxygenase, translating into MTSERLVVCASHSPGKERDVEHAFGRRFRAALDMAADRVRQFDPDLVVVFGGDHRRAFRHVVPAFGIALSASILAEGRHPSGDLDVPPDTARLLCEHLLWEGFDVAACRDIGLDHAFAQPIRDLVGELADKPVIPVAVNCATAPLPRGRRVAEFGAAVGRFLDGLDERTVVIGTGGLSHSPPSLEVDTYDLGDEQRAKIIADGMPEARTKIRPDWDAEVLQAMSAWDVERLVGLVDNAHARAGAGANEVRTWLAAGAAGGGRPVSPLVYEPVPEWITGMAVAASA; encoded by the coding sequence GTGACGTCAGAACGGTTGGTGGTCTGCGCGAGCCACAGCCCAGGCAAGGAACGCGATGTGGAGCACGCCTTCGGGCGCCGCTTCCGAGCTGCGCTGGACATGGCAGCGGACCGGGTCCGGCAGTTCGATCCCGACCTGGTGGTGGTTTTCGGCGGTGACCACCGCCGGGCCTTCCGCCATGTCGTGCCGGCGTTCGGGATCGCGCTGTCCGCATCGATTCTCGCCGAGGGCCGGCATCCAAGCGGTGATCTCGACGTGCCACCCGACACTGCCCGCCTCCTGTGCGAACACCTGCTGTGGGAAGGCTTCGATGTCGCCGCGTGCCGCGACATCGGATTGGATCATGCATTCGCACAGCCGATCCGAGACCTGGTGGGCGAGTTGGCCGACAAACCTGTCATCCCCGTGGCAGTGAACTGTGCGACCGCTCCCCTGCCCAGGGGGCGCCGCGTCGCCGAGTTCGGCGCGGCGGTGGGACGGTTCCTCGACGGCCTCGACGAACGGACCGTGGTCATCGGGACCGGCGGCTTGTCGCACTCGCCGCCCAGCCTGGAGGTCGACACCTACGACCTCGGTGACGAACAGCGGGCCAAGATCATCGCCGACGGAATGCCGGAGGCTCGCACCAAGATCCGGCCCGACTGGGATGCCGAGGTGTTGCAAGCGATGTCGGCCTGGGATGTCGAGAGGTTGGTCGGACTCGTAGACAACGCGCACGCGCGAGCGGGGGCGGGAGCCAACGAAGTCCGCACTTGGCTGGCAGCCGGGGCCGCGGGCGGCGGACGGCCGGTATCACCGTTGGTCTACGAGCCGGTGCCGGAATGGATCACCGGGATGGCGGTCGCCGCGTCGGCGTGA
- a CDS encoding CaiB/BaiF CoA transferase family protein, with protein sequence MEHAVSSGPLSGIRVVELAGMGPGPHAAMLLADLGAEVTRVQRPGGAVAGHRGRRIVAADLKNPDELAAVRELIDRADVLLEGFRPGVTERLGLGPDECAQLNPRLIYARVTGWGQTGPRAQQAGHDINYIGLTGLLHAMGAPDRPPPPPLNLVGDYGGGSLFAVVGVLAALIERQNSGRGQVIDAAIVNGASMLGHVVWSMLADGRWSDERGANAFDGSAPFYSTYECADGRYVAVGALEPAFYAELLRLLAIDPTTLGPQRDPAGWPAMRRVLSERFGAHPRDHWSRLFADSDACVTPVLTATEAMDDPHLKARNIFVDVGGTLQPAPAPLFSRTPAPTPKPGADGPLTPTRRPPSR encoded by the coding sequence GTGGAGCACGCCGTTTCGTCAGGTCCGCTGTCTGGGATCCGCGTAGTCGAACTGGCGGGTATGGGTCCCGGTCCGCATGCCGCCATGCTGCTGGCCGACCTCGGCGCAGAGGTGACTCGTGTGCAGCGACCCGGGGGCGCGGTCGCGGGCCACCGCGGCAGGCGAATCGTGGCCGCGGACCTGAAGAATCCAGACGAACTCGCCGCCGTGCGTGAACTCATCGACAGAGCCGACGTTCTCCTCGAGGGGTTCCGCCCTGGGGTCACCGAGCGGCTCGGCCTGGGTCCAGACGAGTGCGCACAGCTCAACCCGCGTCTGATCTACGCCCGGGTCACGGGGTGGGGGCAGACTGGTCCCCGCGCCCAGCAGGCCGGGCACGACATCAACTACATCGGTCTCACCGGCTTGCTGCACGCTATGGGTGCCCCGGACCGGCCGCCACCGCCGCCGCTCAACCTCGTCGGTGACTACGGAGGGGGCTCGCTGTTCGCGGTCGTCGGCGTGCTCGCCGCCCTGATCGAGCGCCAGAATTCCGGGCGCGGGCAGGTGATCGACGCCGCCATAGTCAACGGAGCTTCGATGCTGGGCCACGTGGTGTGGTCGATGCTGGCCGACGGACGGTGGTCGGATGAGCGGGGAGCCAATGCATTTGACGGCTCGGCGCCGTTCTACAGCACCTACGAGTGCGCCGACGGCCGTTACGTGGCGGTCGGCGCACTGGAGCCGGCGTTCTATGCCGAGTTGCTTCGACTGCTGGCCATCGATCCAACCACTCTTGGTCCGCAACGTGACCCCGCGGGTTGGCCGGCGATGCGGCGGGTGCTGTCCGAGCGGTTCGGTGCGCATCCCCGCGACCACTGGTCGCGGCTGTTCGCCGACAGCGATGCTTGCGTCACACCGGTGTTGACCGCCACCGAAGCCATGGATGATCCACATCTGAAGGCGCGCAACATCTTCGTCGACGTCGGAGGAACGCTCCAGCCGGCACCTGCGCCGCTGTTTTCCCGCACGCCTGCGCCTACCCCGAAGCCCGGCGCGGACGGTCCACTCACGCCGACGCGGCGACCGCCATCCCGGTGA
- a CDS encoding CaiB/BaiF CoA transferase family protein, producing the protein MSAPEQEPLSGISVVSLEQAVAAPYATRQLADLGARVVKVERPPGGDFARGYDHTVRGESSYFFWLNRGKESLAVDLKHPDGLAIVHQLLETADVLVHNLGPGAAARMGLDADAVAASHPRIITATISGYGKDGPWADRKAYDLLIQAEAGLLSVTGSPGNVARTGVSIADIAAGMFTFSGILTALYTRAMTGVVRPVSVSLFDALVEWMSQPLYYGRYGGTPPLLTGARHPTIAPYGPFISRDGDTVLLAVQNTPEWQRFCEVVLEAPELITDSRFATNPDRVAHRNELEPIISATAGGIRTDAFEQRLRLAGVAHARMNDVEQLAHHPVLTGRDRWRTVRTPGGDADALAPPVALGGVEPSMGDVPALGAHSRTILRELGFSPEAIDGLFDAGVTSG; encoded by the coding sequence ATCTCCGCGCCGGAGCAGGAGCCGCTCTCGGGCATCAGCGTCGTGAGCCTCGAGCAGGCCGTGGCCGCGCCGTACGCGACCCGACAGCTCGCTGACCTCGGCGCACGTGTCGTGAAAGTCGAACGGCCCCCTGGCGGCGACTTCGCCCGCGGCTACGACCACACCGTCCGAGGCGAATCGAGCTATTTCTTCTGGCTCAACCGCGGCAAGGAGTCGCTGGCCGTCGATCTCAAGCACCCAGACGGGCTGGCCATCGTGCACCAGCTTCTGGAGACGGCCGACGTGCTCGTCCACAATCTCGGGCCGGGCGCGGCCGCCCGCATGGGACTCGACGCCGATGCGGTCGCGGCCTCGCATCCAAGGATCATCACCGCGACCATCAGTGGCTACGGGAAAGACGGCCCATGGGCAGACCGCAAGGCCTATGACCTGTTGATCCAGGCCGAAGCCGGACTGTTGTCCGTGACAGGTTCGCCCGGCAACGTGGCGCGCACCGGTGTATCCATCGCCGACATCGCCGCCGGGATGTTCACCTTTTCGGGCATCCTCACCGCGCTCTACACGCGGGCAATGACCGGCGTGGTTCGGCCGGTGTCGGTGTCGCTGTTCGACGCGCTCGTGGAGTGGATGTCACAGCCCCTCTACTACGGCCGCTACGGAGGCACTCCACCTCTACTCACGGGAGCGCGCCACCCGACGATTGCGCCGTACGGGCCGTTCATTTCCCGTGATGGCGACACGGTGTTGCTGGCGGTGCAGAATACGCCCGAATGGCAGCGCTTCTGCGAAGTCGTATTGGAAGCGCCCGAGTTGATCACCGACTCCCGGTTCGCGACGAATCCCGACCGGGTCGCACACCGCAACGAACTCGAGCCGATCATCAGCGCGACGGCCGGGGGCATACGCACCGACGCCTTCGAGCAGCGCCTGCGGCTCGCCGGTGTCGCCCACGCGCGGATGAACGACGTCGAGCAACTGGCGCACCATCCGGTGCTGACCGGCCGTGACCGCTGGCGCACGGTACGCACCCCGGGCGGGGATGCAGACGCGTTGGCGCCGCCGGTTGCACTCGGTGGCGTCGAGCCTTCGATGGGTGACGTGCCCGCCCTGGGCGCGCACAGCAGAACGATCCTGCGGGAACTTGGGTTTTCGCCCGAAGCGATCGACGGCCTCTTCGATGCGGGAGTGACGTCCGGCTAG
- a CDS encoding TetR/AcrR family transcriptional regulator, translating into MSEASIVRRASYGPSSPAIGARGASTRTRITEVSLELFGRLGYFDTSVDAIAKAAGVSRATLYQYFRGKDEIFLELLNECGSALFRVARRIGPLGPDEVGFDNLNWWLGEWSWVFEKYSTMFVQWTAIASSDANVRPEIARFVRSYNHRVAERLAASGVTGIDPEIAAMTMTALVHRINLFVHTDGAYGRSAKDAVDTLSVFLQLVLFPDTPAAVLTSLRLRASNDPAAEVDAVEVPEEPNVAGLSISERTAHLSKRAVATVTALADAGAAQFRARGYRSTSVDDIVEAAAVARGTFYKYFSDKQDLLAAIASEIYGAAMAFADRIALLDPVADESTLQHWLATYVEFYDRYSGCIDVWAEGATDDATVLGIGEHGQVLMDLGAARMLIRRPGVYPFDPVVSALIVRALVTRVPQATLDLPHPVDDDEIVTLLMTCIKRGFFGRST; encoded by the coding sequence ATGTCCGAAGCATCGATCGTCCGCCGGGCCAGCTACGGCCCATCGAGTCCTGCCATCGGTGCCCGTGGTGCCAGTACCCGCACCCGGATCACCGAGGTCTCGCTGGAGTTGTTCGGACGGCTCGGATACTTCGACACGTCGGTCGATGCGATCGCCAAGGCGGCGGGAGTGTCGCGGGCCACGCTCTACCAGTACTTCAGGGGCAAGGACGAGATCTTCCTCGAGTTGCTCAACGAATGCGGTAGCGCGCTGTTCCGGGTGGCGCGGCGCATCGGTCCTCTCGGGCCGGACGAGGTCGGCTTCGACAACCTCAATTGGTGGTTGGGCGAGTGGAGTTGGGTGTTCGAGAAGTACTCAACGATGTTCGTCCAGTGGACGGCGATCGCCTCGTCGGACGCGAACGTCCGGCCCGAAATCGCCCGCTTCGTCCGCAGCTACAACCACCGGGTGGCCGAACGCCTCGCCGCCTCGGGTGTGACAGGGATCGATCCTGAGATCGCGGCCATGACGATGACCGCCCTCGTGCACCGCATCAACCTGTTCGTCCACACCGACGGCGCCTACGGCCGCAGCGCCAAGGATGCCGTCGACACTTTGTCGGTGTTCCTGCAGTTGGTGCTGTTTCCCGACACCCCCGCCGCTGTGTTGACCTCGCTACGGCTGCGCGCCAGCAACGACCCCGCCGCCGAGGTGGATGCGGTGGAGGTTCCTGAGGAACCGAACGTCGCGGGACTGTCCATCAGCGAGCGCACCGCCCACCTCAGCAAGCGGGCGGTGGCCACCGTGACCGCGCTGGCCGACGCGGGCGCCGCGCAGTTCCGGGCCCGCGGATATCGCAGTACCAGCGTCGACGACATCGTGGAGGCCGCGGCCGTGGCGCGGGGCACCTTCTACAAGTACTTCAGCGACAAGCAGGATCTGCTAGCGGCTATCGCCAGCGAAATCTACGGTGCCGCAATGGCATTCGCGGACCGGATCGCCCTGCTGGATCCCGTCGCCGACGAATCCACGCTTCAGCACTGGCTGGCCACCTACGTCGAGTTCTACGACAGGTATTCCGGTTGCATCGACGTGTGGGCCGAAGGCGCCACCGACGACGCCACCGTCCTCGGCATCGGCGAGCACGGTCAGGTGCTCATGGACCTCGGTGCGGCACGGATGCTGATCCGGCGACCGGGTGTCTACCCGTTCGACCCCGTGGTCTCCGCGCTGATCGTGCGCGCGCTGGTCACGCGGGTGCCGCAGGCCACTCTGGATCTGCCCCACCCCGTCGACGACGACGAGATCGTCACCTTGCTGATGACTTGTATCAAGCGGGGCTTCTTCGGGCGCTCGACCTAG
- a CDS encoding MaoC/PaaZ C-terminal domain-containing protein: MSAAAQVETPAPAREFGPLTRQMFVRYAGASGDLNPMHYDDEFARSAGYPSVFGQGMFSAALLAGFASDWLGAGNVRRFGVRFREQVWPGDVLTCSGTIVDVTEEPGADRVTVELAATRQTGGVAVTGSAEFLIPRNTTASGAVSPARP; this comes from the coding sequence GTGAGCGCCGCAGCACAGGTGGAAACGCCGGCGCCGGCACGAGAGTTCGGCCCGCTCACCCGTCAGATGTTCGTCCGCTACGCCGGGGCGTCCGGCGACCTCAACCCGATGCACTACGACGACGAATTCGCTCGCTCGGCGGGGTATCCGTCGGTGTTCGGGCAGGGGATGTTCTCCGCGGCCCTGCTGGCCGGATTCGCCTCCGATTGGCTCGGGGCAGGCAACGTGCGCCGATTCGGGGTGCGTTTCCGTGAACAGGTGTGGCCCGGTGACGTGCTCACCTGCTCGGGGACGATCGTTGACGTCACCGAGGAGCCGGGCGCGGACCGGGTGACAGTGGAGTTGGCGGCCACCCGCCAAACGGGCGGGGTGGCTGTGACCGGCTCGGCGGAGTTCCTGATTCCGCGAAACACGACAGCGAGCGGCGCCGTCAGCCCAGCCAGACCATAG
- a CDS encoding FAS1-like dehydratase domain-containing protein, producing the protein MTGMPDSDSNETEGRQWEVVVERGKIAEFAEAMLSDNPDFRGPDAIVPPTFLTTAARWAPPGVRVNVGFDRKRLLHGEQEYTFHGEVPTAGAVLTARERLVERFSKPGKRGGTMQFATVVTEYRDPQGALVAEARATFIEMAAK; encoded by the coding sequence ATGACCGGTATGCCTGACAGTGATAGCAACGAGACCGAGGGCCGCCAGTGGGAAGTGGTCGTCGAGCGGGGCAAGATCGCGGAGTTCGCCGAGGCCATGCTCTCCGACAACCCAGACTTCCGCGGACCCGACGCGATCGTGCCACCGACCTTCCTCACCACCGCCGCCCGCTGGGCGCCGCCCGGCGTGCGCGTCAATGTGGGGTTCGACCGAAAGCGACTGCTTCACGGCGAGCAGGAATACACCTTCCACGGCGAGGTGCCCACCGCCGGCGCGGTCCTGACCGCGCGGGAGCGTCTCGTCGAGCGATTCTCCAAACCAGGTAAGCGGGGCGGCACCATGCAGTTCGCCACCGTCGTCACCGAATACCGCGATCCACAAGGAGCACTCGTGGCGGAGGCCAGGGCGACCTTCATCGAGATGGCCGCGAAGTGA
- a CDS encoding aldehyde dehydrogenase, producing the protein MTLLPESVPMVELAASYVAGKWAAGALAETVEVTSPATGQVVGAIGVAGAEEVDAAVVAARAALVTWRQVSPADRGAALGRLADALTARKGELADLATAEIGSPRSWSTFGQVLTATGVLKAYAAIAPEYPFVATRPSMTGGTVEVRQVPIGVVGAIVPWNTPLFIAALKLGPALAAGCTVVLKPAPDAPLAFGVLMEAIEQAGIPDGVVNVVNGGTSTGELLVAHPGIDKISFTGSTTVGAKIGAACGTRVRRCSTELGGKSAAIVLPDAPLEQTVKGLVGGVMGNNGQLCAALTRILLPRSRYDEFVSALQVAVEALTVGDPADRSTDIGPLINEAARDKAEGFLQRARDEGATVLVGGERPNLPGWFVAPALVAATNDMEIAREEVFGPVAVVITYDDSEPDAEDAVSIANDSRYGLVGAVWSADEQRAAEVAARLQVGSVAVNSTAVLDFGSPFGGFKQSGIGREGGPEGLAGFVEYQAIIR; encoded by the coding sequence ATGACATTGCTGCCAGAATCGGTGCCCATGGTCGAGTTGGCGGCGAGCTACGTAGCGGGAAAGTGGGCTGCAGGTGCACTCGCGGAAACTGTGGAGGTGACGTCACCGGCTACGGGCCAAGTGGTGGGCGCGATCGGCGTGGCGGGCGCCGAAGAGGTTGATGCCGCTGTCGTCGCAGCGCGTGCAGCGTTGGTGACGTGGAGGCAGGTCTCCCCCGCCGACCGGGGCGCCGCGCTGGGCAGGCTCGCCGACGCGTTGACCGCCCGCAAGGGCGAACTGGCCGATCTGGCCACGGCGGAGATCGGCTCGCCGCGGTCGTGGAGCACCTTCGGGCAGGTCCTCACCGCCACCGGCGTATTGAAGGCCTATGCCGCGATCGCACCCGAGTATCCGTTCGTCGCCACTCGCCCCTCGATGACCGGTGGAACCGTGGAGGTACGCCAGGTGCCCATCGGTGTCGTGGGCGCGATCGTCCCGTGGAACACCCCGCTGTTCATCGCCGCTCTCAAACTCGGCCCCGCCTTGGCGGCCGGCTGCACGGTGGTGCTCAAACCCGCTCCGGACGCACCACTGGCCTTCGGCGTGCTGATGGAGGCGATCGAGCAGGCCGGCATCCCTGACGGTGTGGTCAACGTCGTCAACGGAGGCACCTCGACCGGCGAGCTGCTCGTCGCGCATCCGGGGATCGACAAAATCAGCTTCACCGGATCTACGACGGTCGGCGCCAAGATAGGCGCGGCGTGTGGCACCAGAGTGCGACGCTGCAGCACCGAACTCGGAGGCAAGTCGGCGGCCATCGTGCTGCCCGACGCGCCGCTGGAACAGACGGTCAAGGGTCTGGTCGGCGGCGTGATGGGCAACAACGGTCAGTTGTGTGCCGCGCTGACGCGTATCCTATTGCCCCGCAGCCGATACGACGAGTTCGTGAGCGCGCTCCAGGTGGCCGTCGAAGCGCTGACCGTCGGAGACCCCGCGGACAGATCCACCGATATCGGTCCACTGATCAACGAAGCCGCTCGCGACAAGGCGGAAGGGTTCCTGCAGCGGGCACGGGACGAAGGAGCCACCGTGCTCGTCGGCGGCGAACGACCGAACCTGCCAGGATGGTTCGTCGCGCCCGCGCTGGTGGCGGCGACCAACGACATGGAGATCGCTCGCGAGGAGGTCTTCGGTCCGGTGGCCGTCGTCATAACGTACGACGACAGCGAACCGGACGCAGAAGATGCGGTCAGCATTGCCAACGATTCCCGCTACGGCTTGGTGGGCGCGGTCTGGTCAGCCGACGAGCAACGGGCCGCTGAGGTGGCAGCACGACTTCAGGTCGGCTCGGTGGCGGTGAACTCGACCGCGGTCCTCGATTTCGGCAGTCCGTTCGGCGGATTCAAGCAATCAGGCATCGGTCGCGAAGGCGGCCCCGAGGGCCTCGCGGGCTTCGTCGAATACCAAGCCATCATCCGTTAG
- a CDS encoding NDMA-dependent alcohol dehydrogenase, with translation MQTQAAVLFERNTPWSIETIELDPPRATEVLVELHASGMCHSDDHLVTGDMPIRLPCIGGHEGAGVVKAVGDHVSWLAPGDHVVFSFIPSCGRCPSCSTGHQSLCDLGAKIYSGMQIHDGTARHHLNGEDLALACGVGSFAHHTVVHEASCVKIPEHYRLDRACLLGCGFITGWGSSVYAAEVRPGDTVAVAGVGGIGAAAVQGARLAGARTITVIDPSEYKREEALKMGATHTAADWKEAKNVVAEATWDRGVDKFICAMGVGDGQLIGQALAMTAKRGKLVVTNIHPMLEREVRANLMDLTLTEKQIVGTLYGSGNPRADIPKILELSSAGQVDLDAMVTRTYPLAKVNDGYADMHAGANIRGVLIYPPAEAALG, from the coding sequence ATGCAGACACAGGCTGCCGTGCTGTTTGAGCGCAACACGCCATGGTCGATCGAGACCATCGAACTGGACCCGCCGAGGGCGACTGAGGTACTCGTCGAGCTGCATGCCTCGGGCATGTGCCATTCCGACGACCACCTCGTCACCGGCGACATGCCGATCCGGCTGCCCTGCATCGGCGGTCACGAGGGTGCGGGCGTCGTCAAGGCGGTCGGCGACCACGTGTCCTGGCTCGCGCCCGGCGACCACGTCGTGTTCAGCTTCATCCCGTCCTGCGGCCGGTGCCCGTCGTGCTCAACGGGCCATCAAAGCCTCTGTGACCTTGGCGCAAAGATCTACTCGGGCATGCAGATTCACGACGGAACCGCACGCCACCACCTGAACGGCGAGGATCTCGCACTGGCTTGTGGTGTCGGATCATTCGCGCACCACACCGTCGTTCACGAGGCGAGTTGCGTCAAGATCCCGGAGCACTACCGGCTGGACCGGGCGTGCCTGCTGGGCTGTGGCTTCATCACCGGATGGGGATCATCTGTCTATGCCGCCGAAGTCCGACCGGGTGACACGGTTGCTGTTGCGGGCGTGGGTGGCATCGGCGCCGCGGCAGTGCAGGGTGCACGACTGGCGGGCGCCCGCACGATCACCGTCATCGACCCGTCGGAGTACAAGCGGGAGGAGGCGCTCAAGATGGGCGCCACCCACACGGCAGCGGATTGGAAAGAGGCGAAAAATGTTGTTGCCGAGGCGACTTGGGACCGCGGGGTGGACAAGTTCATCTGCGCGATGGGCGTCGGTGATGGTCAACTCATCGGGCAGGCGCTGGCAATGACGGCCAAACGCGGCAAGCTGGTGGTCACCAATATCCACCCGATGTTGGAACGCGAGGTCCGAGCGAACCTGATGGATCTCACGCTCACCGAGAAGCAGATCGTCGGAACCCTATACGGCTCGGGCAATCCACGGGCGGACATCCCGAAGATCCTGGAGCTCTCCAGTGCCGGACAGGTCGACCTGGATGCGATGGTCACCCGCACCTATCCCCTGGCGAAGGTCAACGACGGCTACGCCGACATGCATGCCGGTGCCAATATCCGTGGCGTGCTCATCTATCCGCCCGCCGAGGCCGCGCTGGGCTGA
- a CDS encoding Gfo/Idh/MocA family protein, with the protein MTDRTPLRVGIIGVGWGAHVQVPGFRAAAGFEPVALCARTPDRLERVSAKLGIEETSTDWESFVQRDDLDVISVATPTVLHRDMTLAALAAGKPVLCEKPLAGDPEAAREMVRAAAAAGVPTACCFENRWNPDWLAVADRVRSGFLGDQYLARVSRSASYWHPSHPPQARWMYDREQGGGYLAGMLVHDLDFVCSLFGAPEEVCAEVTVSDPVRHLADGETLRITADDTAAVLMRMPSGMTAVLSVSVMGAHADHYRLEVFGSEGTIIGDGDLRSARYSAGLATDDGLTPLQVDEREPAHPDQLPTGLAGHASRAMALMLEDWLPAFDGEPSTAATFEDGLVSLAVIDAAHRSAQGGGWEPVHAKA; encoded by the coding sequence ATGACGGACCGCACCCCGCTGAGAGTCGGCATCATCGGTGTGGGGTGGGGCGCGCACGTACAGGTGCCAGGTTTCCGGGCGGCGGCGGGCTTCGAGCCCGTTGCGCTCTGCGCCCGCACCCCGGATCGTCTGGAGCGCGTCTCGGCCAAGCTCGGGATCGAGGAGACGTCGACAGACTGGGAGTCGTTCGTCCAGCGTGACGACCTCGACGTGATCTCCGTCGCTACGCCGACGGTGCTGCACCGCGACATGACGCTGGCCGCCCTCGCCGCGGGCAAACCCGTGCTGTGCGAGAAGCCGCTTGCCGGCGACCCGGAGGCGGCCCGCGAGATGGTGCGTGCCGCCGCGGCAGCCGGCGTACCCACGGCATGCTGCTTTGAAAATCGCTGGAATCCGGACTGGCTCGCTGTTGCTGATCGGGTGCGTTCGGGGTTCCTCGGTGACCAGTACCTGGCACGGGTGAGCCGCAGCGCGTCTTACTGGCACCCGAGCCATCCGCCGCAGGCGCGCTGGATGTATGACCGGGAACAGGGTGGCGGCTACCTCGCCGGGATGCTGGTGCACGACCTCGACTTCGTGTGCAGCCTGTTCGGTGCGCCCGAGGAAGTATGTGCCGAGGTCACCGTCAGCGACCCCGTCCGTCACCTCGCCGACGGCGAGACCTTGCGAATCACCGCAGATGACACCGCAGCTGTGCTCATGCGGATGCCGTCCGGAATGACTGCGGTGCTCAGTGTCTCGGTGATGGGTGCGCATGCCGACCACTACCGCCTCGAGGTGTTCGGCTCCGAAGGCACCATCATCGGGGACGGCGATCTTCGATCGGCACGGTACTCGGCGGGTCTGGCCACCGATGACGGATTGACCCCGCTGCAGGTGGATGAGCGTGAACCCGCCCACCCGGACCAGCTGCCCACCGGCCTGGCCGGCCATGCCAGTCGGGCGATGGCGCTCATGCTCGAGGACTGGCTGCCCGCCTTCGACGGCGAGCCCAGTACCGCGGCCACGTTCGAGGACGGTCTGGTGTCACTCGCGGTGATCGACGCAGCGCACCGCTCCGCCCAGGGCGGTGGATGGGAACCGGTACACGCAAAGGCGTGA
- a CDS encoding cytochrome P450 → MSAIDVDEQQFAPLIDLRWWQEHPAERPEIYRRLRDAGAVFVRTNRPDAPRARGFWAVGAHRDVVDISRRADEFCSGHGTQIFDQTAEMREYRGSIIDMDDPEHMRLRKIVSRGFTPRILAEMRGLVEETTAEILDEMPRTGKCDFVSAFATLLPLRIIDNMLGVPREHEQFIVHATNVVLGASDPEYVPDQTAAGIGAAVSEASERLIELLKSIAEDRIARPRNDVISKLVTSDEENLTPQELAKFFILLIGAGNETTRNALTHGLLILSAHPDQRDRLLADYDELAPTAVEEILRYASPVIHMRRTVTRDGVTLTDADGQVTHTFAAGDKVVVWYPAANRDPAVFADPEAFDIARKPNNHIAFGGPGPHYCLGAHLARLELKVAFQMLYDRYPDISAASEPVMLRSNFVNGIKHLEATYTP, encoded by the coding sequence GTGAGCGCGATCGACGTCGACGAGCAACAGTTCGCACCATTGATCGACCTGCGGTGGTGGCAGGAACATCCCGCAGAACGCCCGGAGATTTACCGGCGCCTGCGGGACGCTGGCGCGGTCTTCGTGCGGACCAACCGGCCCGATGCTCCCCGCGCCCGCGGCTTTTGGGCGGTCGGCGCACACCGCGATGTGGTCGACATCAGCCGACGAGCCGACGAGTTCTGCTCCGGGCATGGCACCCAGATCTTCGACCAGACCGCCGAGATGCGCGAATACCGCGGGTCCATCATCGACATGGACGACCCCGAGCACATGCGGCTTCGCAAGATCGTCTCCCGCGGGTTCACCCCGCGCATTCTCGCCGAGATGCGTGGCTTGGTGGAGGAGACAACCGCAGAGATCCTGGACGAGATGCCCCGCACCGGGAAGTGCGACTTCGTCTCGGCGTTCGCCACGCTGCTGCCGCTGCGCATCATCGACAACATGCTGGGGGTGCCGCGGGAGCACGAGCAGTTCATCGTCCATGCCACCAACGTCGTACTCGGCGCCTCAGATCCGGAGTACGTACCCGATCAGACCGCGGCGGGAATCGGGGCGGCGGTCTCCGAGGCCAGCGAGCGGCTCATCGAACTGCTCAAAAGTATCGCCGAAGACCGCATCGCCCGGCCGCGTAACGACGTGATCAGCAAGCTCGTCACCTCCGACGAGGAGAATTTGACGCCGCAAGAACTGGCGAAGTTCTTCATCTTGCTGATCGGCGCGGGCAACGAGACCACCCGCAACGCGCTCACGCACGGCCTGCTGATCCTCAGCGCGCATCCGGACCAACGCGACCGGCTGCTGGCGGACTACGACGAGTTGGCGCCGACTGCCGTCGAGGAGATTCTGCGGTATGCGAGTCCTGTGATCCACATGCGCCGCACCGTAACCCGCGACGGTGTGACGCTGACAGACGCGGACGGGCAGGTGACACACACCTTCGCCGCCGGGGACAAAGTAGTCGTCTGGTATCCGGCCGCTAATCGCGACCCCGCTGTATTCGCCGACCCCGAGGCGTTCGACATCGCACGAAAGCCCAACAACCACATCGCCTTCGGGGGACCCGGCCCTCACTATTGTCTCGGGGCCCACCTCGCCCGCTTGGAATTGAAAGTGGCCTTCCAGATGCTCTACGACCGCTACCCCGACATCAGCGCTGCCAGCGAGCCGGTCATGCTGAGATCCAACTTCGTCAACGGCATCAAACACCTCGAGGCGACCTACACACCATGA